TACCATAAATCAAACATCCTTTACGGGCTTTACTTTGCCAAGAAAGCTATCCGCGAGCAGGATAACTGTTATTTGGTTGAGGGTTATGCCGATGTGCTTTCGGTGCACCAGGCCGGGGTTGAAAACGTGGTGGCTTCATCAGGTACATCGCTCACTACCGAGCAGATTAAACTGATTGCCCGCTTTACCAAAAATATCACCATTTTATATGATGGCGATGCGGCGGGGATTAAGGCATCCCTTCGCGGCCTGGATATGATTTTAGAGGCCGGGCTAAATGTAAAGGTAGTATCCTTTCCGGATGGGCACGACCCGGATTCGTTTGTGCAATCCAAAGGATCGAATGCGTTTAAAAAGCACATCGACGAAAACAAAAAAGATTTTATTCTTTATAAAACCCAGATCCTGCTTAAAGAGGTTGGCAACGACCCCATAAAGAAAGCTGATGTGATCAGGGAGATTGTGGAAAGCATTGCCAAAATTCCTGATAGCATTAAAGCTTCGGTATTTATAAAGGAGTGCAGCAGTTTATTGCAGATAGATGAGCGGGCGCTGCTATCGGAGCTGAATAAGATGCGCACGGCCAAGGCAAAAAAGGATGAGCAACAAAGGCAACAGCAAAGCAGTCGCTTTGAAGAAATGCCCGACGAGCCGCATTTTTTTGACGAACCGGTTGAGCTTAACACACCTGCTGTAAAAGATGAAAGCCACCAGGAGAAAGAAATTATTCGTTTGCTGTTGCTTTACGGTAGCCGGATGATTGATTGGGATGGCATTGCCAATACTTACATAGGCCCGTTCATGATAGCCGAGCTAAGCGATGTTACCTTCGAGCACCCGGTTTGCAGGCAGTTTGCCGAGATTTACCGTACGCAGGTAGAGAATGGCGAATTGCCCGAGGATTCGTTCTTTATCCATCATCCTGATAAAAACATTGTCGATCTGGCGGTGAACATGTTAGCAACCCGATATCAGTTAAGCGATAACTGGTACGAAATGCATAAAATTACCGTGCACGATGAGCAGGTAAATATGAAAGCCACCATTCTTGGTGCCATCTTTCATCTAAAAAAACACAAGGTGGGTAAAATATTGGATGATCTGCGCTCGCAACTGCAAAAAGCAGATAATGAGGCCGACCAGGAAATACTGCTTAACCAGTATGTGAAGATGAAAAAAGTTGAAAAATCCATTTCTGATTTCCTTGGTTCGGTAATTATTAAATAATGGCCAAACACCTGCAATTGGGCCGCGATGGCGAAGTACTGGCAAAAGCCCACCTCGAAAAAAACGGCTACGAAATTCTTGACGAGAACTGGACTTTTGGAAAAGCCGAGATAGATATCATTGCTTATAAACACAAGGTTATTATATTTACCGAAGTAAAAACCCGTACAGGCAACAGCTTTGGCGAACCCGAGGATTTTGTTGATAACCGCAAGCAAAGGCTGCTGGCCGATGCCGCCGATGAATACATTTACCTCATGAACCATCAGGGCGAAGTGCGCTTTGATATCATTGCTATTTTGTTTGATAAAACGGGCAATTACATACTAAACCATATTGAAGATGCGTTTTGGCCTTCGGCCACATAACATTATGAATAACAAGATAAAGCTATTTTTTACCGCCCTTGCCCTAACGGCTTTCGGTTACGGCTGTAAGCACAATCCCGATACATCAGCCAACGATTATTCGATAACCCCCGAAGCAGGAACCACTTACAAAGCCGGCGATAAAATCGACATCAAAGTTGGATACCCGAAAGACAGTAAAAAAGTAGACTCGGTGGTGTATCTGCTGGATTCGGCCAGGATCACTACGAGTAAAGATACCGCCGTCGTTAGTCTTAAAACGGATAGCATTGGTTTAGGCATCAGGATAATTACAGCCAAGGTATACGCTGCCGGCACCAGCAACGAGGTATCAACCAATATCCTGTTACTGGCAGCCAAAGCTCCCGCAAGGTACACTTACAAGGTTGAAAAAACTTTTCCGCATGATACCGCCGCCTATACTGAAGGACTGCAGTATGTTGACGGCATTTTGTACGAAAGCCTTGGCGATTATGAACATTCATCTATCCGCAAGGTTGATTTGAACACCGGCAAAGTTTTGCAGGAAACCAAACTGGACGGCAAATACTTTGGCGAAGGCTTATCGGTAGTGGGCGACAAGGTAGTTCAGCTTACCT
The sequence above is a segment of the Mucilaginibacter celer genome. Coding sequences within it:
- the dnaG gene encoding DNA primase, whose product is MIQKSTIDRIMEAIDIVEVIGEFVQLKKRGANYVGLSPFANERTPSFTVSPAKGIFKDFSTGKGGSAVTFLMELEKFSYPEALKWLAKKYGIEVEETVEAPENREEELHREGLMIVTAFAAKYFHEAMLNTEEGQSIGLSYFKERGFNAETIKKFELGYSPDQWEAFTGSAINQGYKEQFLVESGLSVKRDNGSLFDRYRGRVMFPIHSFTGRVIGFGGRTLKKDKNVAKYVNSPESEIYHKSNILYGLYFAKKAIREQDNCYLVEGYADVLSVHQAGVENVVASSGTSLTTEQIKLIARFTKNITILYDGDAAGIKASLRGLDMILEAGLNVKVVSFPDGHDPDSFVQSKGSNAFKKHIDENKKDFILYKTQILLKEVGNDPIKKADVIREIVESIAKIPDSIKASVFIKECSSLLQIDERALLSELNKMRTAKAKKDEQQRQQQSSRFEEMPDEPHFFDEPVELNTPAVKDESHQEKEIIRLLLLYGSRMIDWDGIANTYIGPFMIAELSDVTFEHPVCRQFAEIYRTQVENGELPEDSFFIHHPDKNIVDLAVNMLATRYQLSDNWYEMHKITVHDEQVNMKATILGAIFHLKKHKVGKILDDLRSQLQKADNEADQEILLNQYVKMKKVEKSISDFLGSVIIK
- a CDS encoding YraN family protein, which encodes MAKHLQLGRDGEVLAKAHLEKNGYEILDENWTFGKAEIDIIAYKHKVIIFTEVKTRTGNSFGEPEDFVDNRKQRLLADAADEYIYLMNHQGEVRFDIIAILFDKTGNYILNHIEDAFWPSAT
- a CDS encoding glutaminyl-peptide cyclotransferase, with the protein product MNNKIKLFFTALALTAFGYGCKHNPDTSANDYSITPEAGTTYKAGDKIDIKVGYPKDSKKVDSVVYLLDSARITTSKDTAVVSLKTDSIGLGIRIITAKVYAAGTSNEVSTNILLLAAKAPARYTYKVEKTFPHDTAAYTEGLQYVDGILYESLGDYEHSSIRKVDLNTGKVLQETKLDGKYFGEGLSVVGDKVVQLTWKEKVGFVYDKNTLKLLNNFSNNIGPEGWGMCYDGTKLYMDDSTNRIWFLDKNDYHQIGHIDVCDDKQQIDSINELEYINGKIYANVYQTDNILVINPKTGAVEQVIDMKEIYPVAGRPQDRDWNNNVLNGIAWDAKGQRLFVTGKKWPHLYQVKFVPVP